From one Comamonas piscis genomic stretch:
- a CDS encoding nucleoside recognition domain-containing protein, whose amino-acid sequence MLNGLWLGFFVVAAFAAFAQWLVGGNAQIFADMVQALFGMAKLSVEVMVLLFGTLTLWLGFLKIAEKAGLVDMLARWLAPLFARLMPEVPRGHPALGLMTLNFAANALGLDNAATPIGLKAMRALQEINPSPTSASNAQILFLVLNASSLTLLPVTIFMYRMQQGAPDPTLVFLPILLATSVSTLVGLVSVAIVQRLPLWHPVVLAYLLPVGLVLAGFMAFLATLTSTAMAQVSSLLGNLTLFGLIVLFVVVGAWRKVAVYEAFVEGAKEGFDVAKSLLPYLVAMLCAVGIFRASGALGYALDGIRWLVDLSGMDSRFVDALPTALVKPFSGSAARAMLIETMQSHGVDSFPALAAAIIQGSTETTFYVLAVYFGAVGIQRARHAVPCALLAEFAGVVAAIVVCYQFFG is encoded by the coding sequence ATGCTCAACGGCTTGTGGCTGGGTTTTTTTGTGGTGGCGGCCTTTGCCGCATTCGCGCAGTGGCTGGTGGGCGGCAATGCCCAGATTTTTGCCGACATGGTGCAGGCGCTGTTTGGCATGGCCAAGCTCTCGGTCGAGGTGATGGTGCTGCTGTTTGGCACGCTCACGCTCTGGCTGGGCTTTTTGAAGATTGCCGAAAAAGCCGGCCTAGTCGATATGCTGGCCCGCTGGCTGGCCCCCTTGTTTGCCCGGCTGATGCCCGAGGTGCCGCGCGGCCACCCGGCCCTGGGCCTGATGACCCTGAACTTTGCCGCCAACGCGCTGGGGCTGGACAATGCCGCTACGCCCATCGGCCTCAAGGCCATGCGGGCGCTGCAGGAGATCAACCCCTCGCCCACCAGCGCCAGCAATGCGCAGATTCTGTTTCTGGTGCTCAATGCCTCGTCGCTAACCTTGCTGCCGGTCACCATCTTTATGTACCGCATGCAGCAAGGTGCGCCCGATCCGACGCTGGTTTTCCTGCCGATTCTGCTGGCCACCTCGGTCTCTACGCTGGTCGGCCTGGTCTCCGTCGCCATTGTGCAGCGCCTGCCGCTGTGGCACCCGGTGGTGCTCGCTTATTTGCTGCCGGTGGGCTTGGTGCTGGCCGGGTTTATGGCCTTTCTCGCTACCCTGACCTCCACCGCCATGGCGCAGGTGTCATCGCTGCTCGGCAACCTCACCCTGTTCGGGCTGATTGTGCTGTTTGTCGTGGTGGGTGCCTGGCGCAAGGTCGCCGTCTACGAGGCCTTTGTCGAAGGCGCCAAGGAAGGCTTTGATGTTGCCAAGAGCCTTCTGCCCTATTTGGTGGCCATGCTCTGCGCGGTGGGCATTTTCCGGGCGTCCGGCGCGCTCGGCTATGCGCTCGATGGCATCCGCTGGCTGGTGGACCTGAGCGGCATGGACAGCCGCTTTGTCGATGCGCTGCCCACCGCGCTGGTCAAACCCTTCTCGGGCAGCGCCGCACGCGCGATGCTGATCGAAACCATGCAAAGCCATGGCGTGGACAGCTTCCCCGCGCTGGCCGCCGCCATCATCCAGGGCAGCACCGAGACCACCTTCTATGTGCTGGCGGTGTACTTTGGCGCGGTGGGCATCCAACGCGCACGCCATGCCGTGCCCTGCGCCTTGCTGGCCGAGTTTGCCGGCGTGGTGGCAGCCATTGTGGTCTGCTACCAGTTCTTTGGTTGA
- the fdxA gene encoding ferredoxin FdxA, translating into MTHVVTENCIKCKYTDCVDVCPVDCFREGPNFLTIDPDECIDCAVCIPECPANAIFAEEDVPADQLAFIKLNAELALADGWKSITKRKTPMEGADEANGLPDKLKDLIR; encoded by the coding sequence ATGACCCACGTCGTCACCGAAAACTGCATCAAGTGCAAATACACCGACTGTGTAGACGTCTGCCCTGTTGACTGCTTCCGCGAAGGCCCGAACTTCCTGACCATCGATCCGGATGAGTGCATCGACTGCGCCGTTTGCATCCCCGAGTGCCCTGCCAACGCCATCTTTGCCGAAGAAGATGTTCCGGCTGACCAGCTGGCCTTCATCAAGCTCAATGCCGAATTGGCCCTGGCCGACGGCTGGAAGAGCATCACCAAGCGCAAGACGCCGATGGAAGGCGCTGACGAGGCCAATGGCCTGCCCGACAAGCTCAAGGATCTGATCCGCTGA
- a CDS encoding N-methyl-D-aspartate receptor NMDAR2C subunit codes for MASSMQASDAQIFSAAWEHAWRELGLAPATDALPQLLAVHSGSDRHYHGLQHIAECLQWLEQLRAQVAHPAELALALCFHDAIYDPQAKDNERRSADWAQAVLQAAGAKRDAVQRVHALIMATCHFQATQAQPAEDSDWMLDIDLAILGAAPERFAQYQAQIQAEYAWVPAADYAQRRPAVLRIFLQRPAIYHTAAMQTRLEAQARHNLQQALATA; via the coding sequence ATGGCCAGCAGCATGCAAGCATCGGATGCCCAGATCTTCAGCGCCGCTTGGGAGCATGCCTGGCGAGAGTTGGGTCTGGCCCCTGCAACCGACGCGTTGCCGCAGCTGCTGGCAGTGCATTCCGGTTCCGATCGCCATTACCACGGCCTGCAGCATATTGCCGAATGCCTGCAATGGCTGGAGCAACTGCGCGCCCAAGTGGCGCATCCAGCAGAGCTTGCGCTGGCTTTGTGCTTTCACGATGCCATTTACGACCCGCAGGCCAAAGACAATGAACGGCGCAGTGCCGACTGGGCGCAAGCGGTACTGCAGGCGGCCGGTGCCAAGCGCGATGCCGTACAGCGCGTGCATGCGCTGATCATGGCCACCTGCCATTTCCAGGCCACGCAGGCGCAGCCGGCAGAAGACAGCGACTGGATGCTGGATATTGATCTGGCTATTCTTGGCGCAGCGCCGGAGCGCTTTGCGCAATACCAGGCGCAGATCCAGGCCGAATATGCCTGGGTGCCAGCGGCGGATTACGCACAACGCCGCCCAGCAGTGCTGCGCATCTTTTTGCAGCGGCCGGCTATCTACCATACAGCGGCCATGCAAACCCGGCTGGAAGCGCAAGCCCGCCACAACTTGCAGCAGGCGCTGGCGACTGCCTGA
- a CDS encoding nitrite/sulfite reductase produces MYQYTPFDRQFVQARADQFRDQLQRWETGRLSEEEFRPLRLQNGWYVQRYAPMLRVAVPYGEINADQIRVLARIARDYDAPEAEIYQEALKTQGAMGTTYLPTHYAHFTTRTNVQFNWIPLSKSADVMDLLASVNLHGIQTSGNCIRNTTTDALAGVAVDELVDPRPYAEVLRQWTTLHPEFAFLPRKFKIAISGSQEDRAATGWHDVGLHLTKNAAGEIGFKVFVGGGMGRTPVIGTPIREFLPWNQVLNYIEAIVRVYNERGRRDNKYKARIKILVKAEGQVYIDSVEEEFRQIVEVDGGPHTIPQAEFDRVAACFVAPDLSGYPQVNATEAKHQLTEQGASEPAFGRWVSRNVRAHQNPQLRAVVLSFKRVGQAPGDASGDQLDALAQLVDQFSAGEARVTHDQNVVLPWVHVSQLHALWLQAKALGLASTNVDLLTDMIACPGGDLCALANARSLPIAAAITERYQDLDELDDIGDIDLHISGCINSCGHHHSGHIGILGVDKDGKEWYQITVGGSDGATLSGAPQAGKAIGPSFSAAEVPGVIEAVLTAYRDLRGNGELFIDTVRRVGLDPFKEAGKSARLPETTEA; encoded by the coding sequence ATGTACCAATACACCCCTTTTGATCGCCAGTTTGTCCAGGCCCGAGCCGACCAGTTCCGCGACCAGCTCCAACGCTGGGAAACGGGGCGCTTGAGCGAAGAAGAATTCCGTCCGCTGCGCCTGCAAAACGGCTGGTATGTACAGCGCTACGCCCCCATGCTGCGGGTGGCAGTGCCTTATGGCGAGATCAATGCCGACCAGATCCGCGTGTTGGCCCGCATTGCGCGGGACTACGATGCGCCCGAGGCCGAGATTTACCAGGAAGCGCTGAAGACCCAAGGCGCCATGGGCACCACCTACCTGCCCACCCACTACGCTCACTTCACCACCCGCACCAATGTGCAGTTCAACTGGATTCCGCTGTCCAAGTCCGCCGATGTGATGGACCTGCTGGCCAGCGTCAACCTGCACGGCATTCAGACCAGTGGCAACTGCATCCGCAACACGACCACCGATGCGCTGGCCGGCGTGGCGGTGGATGAGCTGGTGGACCCTCGCCCCTACGCCGAGGTGCTGCGCCAGTGGACCACCTTGCACCCCGAATTCGCCTTCCTGCCGCGCAAGTTCAAGATCGCGATCAGCGGCTCGCAGGAAGACCGCGCCGCCACCGGCTGGCACGATGTGGGCCTGCACCTGACCAAGAACGCGGCCGGTGAGATTGGCTTCAAGGTATTTGTCGGCGGTGGCATGGGCCGCACGCCGGTCATCGGCACCCCCATCCGCGAGTTTTTGCCCTGGAACCAGGTGCTCAACTACATCGAAGCGATCGTGCGCGTCTACAACGAGCGCGGCCGCCGTGACAACAAGTACAAGGCCCGTATCAAGATCCTGGTGAAGGCCGAGGGCCAGGTCTATATCGACTCGGTGGAAGAAGAATTCCGCCAGATCGTCGAAGTCGATGGCGGCCCGCACACCATTCCGCAGGCCGAGTTTGACCGCGTAGCGGCCTGCTTTGTGGCGCCTGACCTTTCAGGCTACCCGCAAGTCAACGCCACCGAAGCCAAGCACCAGCTGACCGAGCAAGGCGCAAGCGAGCCGGCCTTTGGCCGCTGGGTGAGCCGCAATGTGCGCGCCCACCAAAACCCGCAGCTGCGCGCCGTGGTGCTGTCGTTCAAGCGCGTGGGTCAGGCTCCGGGCGATGCCTCGGGCGACCAGCTCGATGCACTGGCCCAGCTGGTGGACCAGTTCTCTGCCGGCGAAGCCCGCGTGACCCATGACCAGAACGTGGTGCTGCCCTGGGTGCATGTCAGCCAGTTGCACGCACTGTGGCTGCAGGCCAAGGCCCTGGGCCTGGCCAGCACCAATGTAGACTTGCTGACCGACATGATCGCCTGCCCTGGCGGTGACCTCTGCGCGCTGGCCAATGCCCGCAGCCTGCCGATTGCCGCCGCCATCACCGAGCGCTACCAGGACCTGGATGAGCTCGACGACATCGGCGATATCGACCTGCATATCAGCGGCTGCATCAACAGCTGCGGCCACCACCACAGCGGCCATATAGGCATTCTGGGCGTCGACAAGGACGGCAAGGAGTGGTACCAGATCACCGTGGGTGGCTCCGATGGCGCCACCTTGTCGGGTGCGCCCCAGGCTGGCAAGGCCATTGGCCCCTCGTTCAGCGCTGCAGAGGTGCCCGGTGTGATCGAAGCCGTGCTGACCGCCTACCGCGACCTGCGCGGCAACGGCGAGCTGTTTATCGACACCGTGCGCCGTGTGGGCCTCGACCCGTTCAAGGAAGCCGGCAAGTCCGCCCGCCTGCCCGAAACCACCGAAGCCTAA
- a CDS encoding sulfate adenylyltransferase subunit 1 yields MTTDTLASAARTPNGSSPAHDNTRTASALRFITCGSVDDGKSTLIGRLLVDSKSVLQDQLAGVQRSGETDLALLTDGLSAEREQGITIDVAYRYFATETRKFIIGDAPGHEQYTRNMVTAASSADAAVVLVDATKLDWQNPQLALLPQTRRHSLLAHLLRVNSLVFAVNKLDAVADPALAFANIRNALAAFAQAAGITVAATIPVSALKGWNVVTAHPDWAGYQGPSLLELLETLPTTPADIGQPLAFSVQWVEKFSASADTHQGRRIFWGRVGTGDVAPGTGVQILPSGQRATVAQVLDHTRQALARSAGQSAGIVLDREVDVSRGDWIIAAPAAVAANAADDDFDTPAEQAAWPATREITATIAWMDNEPLLAGRVYWALHGRRWIKAKVRKVLNRLDINTLERQDAEQLEPNAIGRVEITLQEAIPAAAFVRSRELGSLILVDTASNSTAAAVLVE; encoded by the coding sequence ATGACTACCGATACCCTGGCCAGCGCTGCACGCACCCCCAACGGCAGCAGCCCTGCACACGACAACACCCGCACCGCATCGGCGCTGCGCTTTATCACCTGCGGCTCGGTTGATGATGGCAAATCCACCCTGATCGGCCGCCTGTTGGTGGACAGCAAATCGGTGCTGCAAGACCAGCTCGCCGGCGTGCAACGCAGCGGCGAGACCGACCTGGCCCTGCTCACCGATGGCCTGTCTGCCGAGCGAGAGCAAGGCATCACCATCGATGTGGCCTACCGCTACTTCGCCACCGAAACGCGCAAGTTCATCATTGGCGATGCGCCCGGCCATGAGCAGTACACCCGCAACATGGTGACTGCGGCATCGAGCGCCGACGCCGCCGTGGTGCTGGTGGATGCCACCAAGCTGGACTGGCAAAACCCGCAGCTCGCCTTGCTGCCCCAAACCCGCCGCCACAGCCTGCTGGCCCATTTGCTGCGTGTGAACTCGTTGGTGTTTGCCGTCAACAAGCTCGATGCGGTGGCCGATCCGGCCCTGGCTTTTGCCAACATCCGCAATGCGCTGGCGGCCTTTGCCCAGGCGGCAGGCATCACCGTTGCGGCGACCATCCCCGTCTCGGCCCTGAAGGGCTGGAATGTGGTGACCGCGCACCCCGACTGGGCCGGCTACCAAGGCCCGAGCCTGCTGGAGCTGCTGGAGACGTTGCCCACCACGCCCGCCGACATCGGCCAGCCACTGGCTTTCTCCGTGCAATGGGTCGAGAAATTCTCCGCCTCGGCCGACACCCACCAGGGCCGCCGCATTTTCTGGGGCCGTGTGGGCACCGGCGATGTAGCACCCGGCACCGGCGTGCAGATCCTGCCCAGCGGCCAGCGCGCCACCGTGGCCCAGGTGCTGGACCACACCCGCCAGGCCCTGGCACGCAGTGCAGGCCAAAGCGCCGGCATTGTGCTGGACCGTGAGGTAGATGTCTCGCGCGGTGACTGGATCATTGCGGCCCCGGCAGCGGTTGCAGCGAACGCAGCCGACGATGACTTTGACACCCCCGCCGAACAGGCCGCCTGGCCCGCGACGCGCGAGATCACCGCTACCATCGCCTGGATGGACAACGAGCCGCTGCTGGCCGGCCGGGTGTACTGGGCGCTGCATGGCCGCCGCTGGATCAAGGCCAAGGTGCGCAAGGTGCTGAACCGGCTGGACATCAACACGCTGGAGCGCCAAGACGCAGAGCAGCTCGAACCCAATGCCATCGGCCGGGTCGAGATCACGCTGCAAGAGGCCATCCCAGCAGCGGCCTTTGTGCGCTCGCGCGAGCTGGGCTCGCTGATCCTGGTGGATACCGCCTCGAACAGCACGGCTGCTGCCGTGTTGGTGGAATAA
- a CDS encoding phosphoadenosine phosphosulfate reductase family protein — MSTTTLTPEALARVNAELGKDAAGLVRWALSLGQTSIVTTNFRPFEAVILHLVSQVRPDVPVVWMDNGYNTEATYRFADEVTRQLKLNLQIYLPRRSRAHREAVEGATPALDDPRHAAFTEEVKLEPFARALRETQPRVWFTALRATDTAVRAQMEPVSLNPDGLVKVAPLLHWSSKDLYDYCETHGLPNNFDYVDPTKGEDNRECGLHIAH, encoded by the coding sequence ATGAGCACGACCACGCTGACCCCCGAAGCACTGGCTCGCGTGAATGCAGAGCTGGGCAAGGACGCTGCCGGCCTGGTGCGCTGGGCCCTGTCGCTGGGCCAGACCAGCATCGTCACCACCAATTTCCGCCCCTTTGAAGCCGTGATCCTGCACCTGGTGAGCCAGGTGCGGCCGGATGTGCCGGTGGTCTGGATGGACAACGGCTACAACACCGAGGCCACCTACCGCTTTGCCGACGAGGTGACGCGCCAGCTTAAGCTGAACCTGCAGATCTACCTGCCCCGCCGCTCACGCGCGCACCGTGAGGCCGTCGAAGGCGCCACGCCAGCACTGGACGACCCGCGCCACGCAGCCTTTACCGAAGAGGTAAAGCTGGAGCCCTTTGCCCGCGCGCTGCGCGAGACCCAGCCCCGGGTGTGGTTCACCGCGCTGCGCGCCACCGATACCGCCGTGCGCGCTCAGATGGAGCCGGTCAGCCTGAACCCCGATGGCCTCGTCAAGGTGGCACCGCTGCTGCACTGGTCGTCCAAGGATCTGTACGACTACTGTGAGACGCACGGCCTACCCAACAACTTTGACTACGTGGACCCCACCAAGGGCGAAGACAACCGCGAATGCGGCCTGCACATCGCCCACTGA
- the cysD gene encoding sulfate adenylyltransferase subunit CysD translates to MNARVETDVLNHLSNQHLDALEEETIFILREVAAAFERPALLFSGGKDSLVMLKCAEKAFGAGRIPYPLLMIDTGHNFHEVTDFRDLRAQELGADLIVRSVEDSMARGTVRLAHPGESRNVHQSVTLLEAIEEFRFDALIGGARRDEEKARAKERIFSHRDSFGQWQPKAQRPELWTLFNTRLAPGEHFRVFPISNWTELDVWQYIARENIALPSLYYAHQRDVVERKGLLVPITPLTPAREGETVESRTVRFRTVGDITCTCPVSSDAASADDIVLETLAADVSERGATRMDDKTSDASMEKRKKDGYF, encoded by the coding sequence ATGAACGCCCGTGTTGAAACCGATGTGCTCAACCACCTGAGCAACCAGCACCTTGATGCATTGGAAGAAGAAACCATCTTCATCCTGCGCGAAGTGGCTGCCGCCTTTGAGCGCCCTGCGCTGCTGTTCTCCGGCGGCAAGGATTCGCTGGTAATGCTCAAATGCGCTGAAAAAGCCTTTGGCGCCGGCCGCATTCCCTACCCCTTGCTGATGATCGACACCGGCCACAACTTCCATGAAGTGACCGATTTCCGCGATCTGCGTGCCCAAGAGCTGGGCGCCGATCTGATTGTGCGCAGCGTTGAAGACTCGATGGCGCGCGGCACCGTGCGCCTGGCCCACCCCGGCGAATCGCGCAATGTGCACCAGTCGGTGACCTTGCTCGAAGCCATTGAAGAGTTCCGCTTTGACGCGCTGATTGGCGGCGCCCGCCGTGACGAAGAAAAAGCCCGCGCCAAGGAACGCATCTTCAGCCACCGCGACAGCTTTGGCCAATGGCAGCCCAAGGCCCAACGCCCGGAGCTCTGGACCCTGTTCAATACCCGCCTGGCCCCCGGCGAGCATTTCCGCGTGTTCCCGATCAGCAACTGGACCGAGCTCGATGTCTGGCAGTACATTGCCCGTGAAAACATCGCATTGCCGAGCCTCTACTATGCCCACCAGCGCGATGTGGTCGAGCGCAAGGGCCTGCTGGTGCCCATCACCCCGCTGACCCCCGCCCGCGAAGGCGAAACCGTCGAGAGCCGCACCGTGCGCTTCCGCACCGTGGGCGACATCACCTGCACCTGCCCGGTCAGCAGCGATGCAGCCTCGGCCGATGACATCGTGCTGGAGACCCTGGCCGCCGATGTGAGCGAGCGTGGCGCCACCCGCATGGACGACAAGACCAGCGATGCCTCGATGGAAAAGCGCAAGAAAGACGGATACTTCTGA
- a CDS encoding propionate--CoA ligase gives MSRFADFYDRSINDRDAFWAEQAQRIDWHVPPQQICDYSNPPFARWFVGGQTNLCHNAIDRHVAERGDQAALIAVSTETNTERSYSYAELHREVQRMAAALLALGVKKGDRVQIYMPMIAEAAIAMLASVRIGAIHSVVFGGFASGSLATRIDDAQPTVIISADAGSRAGKVVPYKPLLDEAIALASHQPQAVLMVDRGLAPMQLVPGRDHLWADLRAQHLDGQVPCEWVDATHPSYTLYTSGTTGKPKGVQRDTGGYTVALAASLPAIFDAKPGQTFFCTSDIGWVVGHSYIIYAPLIGGMATLMYEGLPVRPDPGIWWSLVEKYKVTHMFSAPTAIRVLKKHDPEYLSKYDLSSLQALWLAGEPLDEPTAAWISGAIQRPIIDNYWQTETGWPILTLCNGVEPQPSRFGSPGKAVFGYNVKLIDGDTGAELLEPMQKGVIAIEGPLPPGCLMTVWRDDQRFVNTYWKSIPGRQIYSTFDWGVRDKDGYYFILGRTDDVINVAGHRLGTREIEESISGHPDIAEVAVVGVADALKGQVALAFAVPRSNAVAGDLAACSAMEKSVCNHVDAQLGAVARPARVYFVASLPKTRSGKLLRRALQAVAEKRDTGDLSTMEDPAALQQVVAAMAAAER, from the coding sequence ATGAGCCGTTTTGCCGACTTCTACGACCGCTCGATCAACGACCGCGATGCCTTCTGGGCTGAGCAGGCGCAGCGCATCGACTGGCATGTGCCGCCCCAGCAGATCTGTGACTACAGCAACCCGCCATTTGCGCGCTGGTTTGTCGGCGGGCAGACCAACCTGTGCCACAACGCCATCGACCGCCATGTGGCCGAGCGGGGCGACCAGGCCGCGCTGATTGCGGTATCGACCGAGACCAACACCGAGCGCAGCTACAGCTATGCCGAGCTGCACCGCGAGGTGCAGCGCATGGCCGCGGCGCTGCTGGCCTTGGGCGTCAAAAAAGGCGACCGCGTGCAGATCTATATGCCAATGATTGCCGAGGCCGCGATTGCGATGCTGGCCAGCGTGCGCATCGGCGCCATTCACTCGGTGGTGTTTGGCGGTTTTGCCTCCGGCTCGCTGGCTACCCGCATCGATGATGCCCAGCCCACGGTCATCATCAGCGCTGATGCTGGATCGCGCGCTGGCAAAGTCGTGCCCTACAAGCCTTTGCTGGATGAGGCCATTGCACTGGCCAGCCACCAGCCCCAAGCGGTGCTGATGGTGGACCGGGGCCTGGCCCCCATGCAACTGGTGCCAGGCCGCGACCACCTCTGGGCCGATCTGCGTGCCCAGCACCTGGATGGGCAAGTGCCCTGCGAATGGGTGGACGCCACCCACCCCAGCTACACGCTCTACACCAGCGGCACAACAGGCAAGCCCAAGGGCGTGCAGCGCGATACCGGCGGCTACACGGTGGCGCTGGCCGCCAGCCTGCCGGCGATCTTCGATGCCAAGCCCGGCCAGACCTTTTTCTGCACCAGCGATATCGGCTGGGTGGTCGGCCACAGCTACATCATCTATGCGCCGCTGATCGGTGGAATGGCGACCCTCATGTACGAGGGCCTGCCAGTGCGGCCCGACCCCGGCATCTGGTGGAGCCTGGTCGAGAAGTACAAGGTCACGCACATGTTCTCAGCGCCCACCGCCATCCGCGTGCTTAAAAAGCACGACCCAGAATACCTGAGTAAGTACGACTTGAGCAGCCTGCAGGCGCTGTGGCTGGCCGGTGAGCCGCTGGATGAGCCAACGGCGGCCTGGATCAGCGGCGCCATCCAGCGCCCCATCATCGACAACTACTGGCAGACCGAGACCGGCTGGCCGATCCTCACGCTCTGCAATGGCGTGGAGCCCCAGCCATCGCGCTTTGGCAGCCCGGGCAAGGCCGTCTTTGGCTACAACGTCAAGCTGATCGATGGCGACACCGGCGCCGAGCTGCTGGAGCCGATGCAAAAAGGCGTGATCGCCATTGAAGGCCCCTTGCCTCCCGGCTGCCTGATGACGGTATGGCGCGACGACCAGCGCTTTGTCAACACCTACTGGAAGAGCATCCCCGGCCGCCAGATCTACAGCACCTTTGACTGGGGCGTGCGCGACAAGGATGGCTACTACTTCATCCTCGGCCGCACCGACGATGTGATCAATGTCGCCGGCCACCGCCTGGGCACGCGCGAGATCGAGGAAAGCATTTCCGGCCACCCGGACATTGCCGAGGTCGCTGTCGTCGGCGTGGCCGATGCGCTCAAAGGCCAGGTCGCGCTGGCCTTTGCGGTACCGCGCAGCAATGCGGTGGCGGGGGACCTTGCGGCTTGCAGCGCGATGGAAAAATCCGTCTGCAACCATGTTGATGCGCAGTTGGGCGCCGTCGCCCGGCCGGCCCGCGTCTACTTTGTGGCCAGCTTGCCCAAAACCCGCAGCGGCAAGCTGCTGCGCCGCGCACTGCAGGCGGTGGCGGAGAAGCGGGATACAGGCGACTTGTCGACGATGGAAGACCCTGCAGCCCTGCAGCAGGTCGTGGCGGCGATGGCCGCGGCTGAGCGCTGA
- a CDS encoding DUF934 domain-containing protein yields MSIPNDFKILAAGDHQPAAEGDRSVLLLANDADAMQVALDGVERIDLDFPAFTDGRAFSQAYLLRRRRGFQGEIRALGDVLIDQLVQMHRTGFSSAVLKEGVDVADAARQFERFAGFYQGDVEAKPHFDQAAA; encoded by the coding sequence ATGAGCATTCCCAACGATTTCAAGATTCTGGCCGCCGGCGATCACCAGCCCGCCGCCGAAGGCGACCGCAGCGTGCTGCTGCTGGCCAATGATGCCGATGCGATGCAGGTGGCGCTGGATGGCGTCGAGCGCATTGACCTCGACTTCCCGGCGTTCACCGATGGCCGCGCGTTCAGCCAGGCTTACTTGCTGCGCCGCCGCCGTGGCTTCCAAGGGGAGATCCGTGCGCTGGGCGATGTGCTGATTGACCAGCTGGTGCAGATGCACCGCACCGGTTTCAGCAGCGCGGTGCTGAAAGAAGGCGTGGACGTGGCCGATGCCGCGCGCCAGTTCGAGCGTTTTGCCGGTTTTTACCAAGGCGACGTCGAAGCCAAACCCCATTTTGACCAGGCGGCCGCATGA
- a CDS encoding pyridoxamine 5'-phosphate oxidase family protein, translated as MGQENPREKLWELIKDIRFAMITHQHEHGSLHAAPMTTANKEGMNEDKNLYFLLGRDSDLARCLSTSSAINVSYADPNKDSYVSVSATGSISDDLALKEKLFSPMAKAWFPDGPTDPNLQILVARVDFAEFWDVKENKLVQLFKMAKSAVTGERPEGMGEHREIKL; from the coding sequence ATGGGCCAAGAAAATCCGCGTGAAAAGCTTTGGGAACTGATCAAGGACATTCGCTTTGCGATGATTACCCACCAGCATGAACATGGAAGCCTGCATGCTGCGCCGATGACCACGGCCAACAAAGAGGGTATGAACGAGGACAAGAATCTGTATTTCCTGCTGGGCAGGGATTCCGATTTGGCGCGCTGCCTCAGCACCTCCAGTGCCATTAATGTGTCGTATGCCGATCCGAACAAGGACAGCTATGTGTCGGTATCGGCTACAGGGTCGATCAGTGACGACCTGGCACTGAAAGAAAAGTTGTTCAGCCCCATGGCCAAAGCCTGGTTTCCTGATGGCCCGACCGACCCGAATTTGCAGATCTTGGTAGCACGGGTCGATTTTGCCGAATTTTGGGATGTCAAGGAAAACAAGCTGGTGCAGCTGTTCAAGATGGCCAAATCAGCCGTCACCGGTGAACGGCCCGAGGGTATGGGTGAGCACCGCGAAATCAAGCTGTAA
- a CDS encoding antibiotic biosynthesis monooxygenase family protein has protein sequence MHSAAFANTPQPPYYAVIFTSQRTDTEHQPYADMADAMVALAEQQPGFLGAESTRGRDGLGITVSYWQTEDDIRRWKAQSDHLVAQRMGAERWYAHYQVRVAKVERAYQMR, from the coding sequence ATGCACAGCGCCGCCTTCGCCAACACACCGCAACCGCCCTATTACGCGGTCATCTTCACCTCGCAGCGTACTGACACCGAGCACCAGCCTTATGCCGACATGGCCGACGCGATGGTGGCGCTCGCCGAGCAACAACCCGGCTTTTTAGGCGCAGAAAGCACCCGGGGCCGCGACGGCCTGGGCATCACCGTGTCTTACTGGCAGACGGAAGACGACATCCGCCGCTGGAAAGCCCAGAGCGACCATCTGGTCGCCCAGCGCATGGGGGCGGAGCGCTGGTATGCGCATTACCAGGTGCGGGTGGCGAAGGTGGAGCGGGCTTATCAGATGCGATGA